From the Saccharomycodes ludwigii strain NBRC 1722 chromosome I, whole genome shotgun sequence genome, one window contains:
- the PLC1 gene encoding phosphatidylinositol phospholipase C (similar to Saccharomyces cerevisiae YPL268W | PLC1 | PhosphoLipase C), giving the protein MNENKKTNQLRPTLNSTKSNYDKVFSYGDANNEDDQLECMSANTSSQSSFKDSFKEILRFTKNVVTSSSSVIITPPLLSPTDSPSKQKNVLNKTDLSAPLFFPHGCEERHISTTNYIKETIIDSKNPLLQDTDFNNNNNNNNNIAQFQNSDLNTNKKIKGYLEHMKSKGVTFIKVTRKKRTSYNFMLIKGKIIRWKDKYLDIDGIKDIRIGDDANNYKNQFNINERYWITIIYQVPKNKLKGLHVYTNSVENFTIFYDSLCYIVKTRHELMKQLSIPDNEEFAIAHWGCRKTNDGLITFDDLVSMCLKYNLFCSSSFLRKIFIQVDTTEEGCLNYEGFKQFVKILKTRREMKDLFHKLVNKPYMDFEEFINFVVNVQKETWPNTSQDKLRGQFEKYSKKMLGVLTEKELLKYLLDQPPLHPSKDNYNYPLNNYFISSSHNTYLRGNQFGATCTIEGYIEVLQRGCRCVEVDVWDGSDNMPVVCHGILTDSLSLRSVLEVIRKYAFITTPYPLIVSFETHCKDTCQLVMAELITELLGDCLYVDKDKKSTMNILPSPNQLKNKILIKVTKTLETNSSSSNSSTNNNNNNNNNNNRTYNTDAALNSGISGMSSASGSMYDSEYDLSPEVSYSCSNATNASTKVNNPLRIKKKRIPLIQELLDLAAINGLRFRNFSLQESKTTKHSFSLSEKKYKSLIKDSSQKLAIDKHNRRYLMRTYPHAFRCRSTNFNPILFWRLGVQMVATNWQTNDLGQWLNIAMFQAPMGEKSYWNSGYVLKPRYLLKNVKAKELNNFYRDWNFKILELNLDVLSAQLLPIPESIKEIGEILNLAVHVEVFTAPPVDTCAVKSISSLQVENGFVLGEMSGKTKYIKDNGFNPVWNSKFCMKFYNTELNFIRFLIKSNDNVIVATCCMKITDMKKGYRHIPLFNNETGERFIFSTLFIKIDY; this is encoded by the coding sequence ATGAATGAGAACAAGAAAACCAACCAACTGAGACCAACATTGAATAGCACAAAAAGTAATTATGATAAAGTGTTTAGTTATGGTGATGCtaataatgaagatgatCAACTGGAATGTATGTCAGCTAATACCTCTAGTCAGTCATCCTTTAAAGATAGTTTTAAGGAGATCCTAAGGTTTACAAAAAACGTGGTTACATCCTCATCttctgttattattacacCACCATTACTTAGTCCAACAGATTCTCCctcaaaacaaaaaaatgtattgAATAAAACTGATTTGTCTGCACCACTATTTTTTCCTCATGGTTGTGAAGAAAGGCATATTTCCACTactaattatattaaagaAACCATTATTGATTCTAAAAACCCATTGCTTCAGGATACggattttaataataataataataataataataatatcgcTCAGTTCCAAAATAGTGATcttaatacaaataaaaaaattaaaggtTATTTAGAACACATGAAATCAAAAGGCGTAACATTCATCAAGGTGAcacgaaaaaaaagaacttCTTACAACTTTATGTtaattaaaggaaaaattattcGTTGGAAAGACAAATATCTCGATATCGATGGGATAAAAGATATAAGGATTGGTGATGACGCaaacaattataaaaaccaatttaatattaatgaaagGTATTGGATTACAATAATATACCAAGTacccaaaaataaattaaaggGTTTGCATGTATATACTAATTCTGTTGAAAACTTCACCATATTTTATGACTCCTTATGTTACATTGTAAAAACAAGGCACGAATTAATGAAACAATTATCGATTCCTGACAATGAGGAATTTGCCATTGCACACTGGGGATGTAGAAAGACTAATGATGGTTTGATAACATTTGACGATCTAGTATCCATGTGTTTAAAATACAACCTTTTCTGctcttcatcttttttGCGTAAGATTTTTATTCAGGTTGATACTACTGAAGAAGGATGTTTAAATTATGAAGGCTTCAAgcaatttgttaaaatattgaaGACAAGGAGAGAAATGAAGGATTTGTTTCATAAACTCGTAAATAAACCATATATGGATTTTGAAGAGTTCATTAACTTTGTTGTAAACGTTCAAAAGGAAACTTGGCCCAATACATCTCAAGACAAACTACGGGGCcagtttgaaaaatattcaaaaaaaatgctgGGAGTATTGACGGAAAAGGAATTACTAAAATATTTGCTTGACCAGCCACCCTTACATCCTTCCAAGGACAACTATAACTATCCGCTaaacaattattttatatcatCATCACATAACACGTATCTAAGAGGTAACCAGTTTGGTGCAACTTGTACCATCGAGGGATATATAGAAGTGTTACAAAGAGGTTGCAGGTGTGTTGAGGTTGATGTTTGGGACGGGAGTGATAATATGCCTGTTGTTTGCCATGGAATATTGACAGATTCTTTATCGTTAAGAAGTGTCTTGGAAGTTATAAGAAAATATGCATTTATCACAACGCCTTATCCATTAATTGTTTCATTTGAGACCCATTGTAAGGATACTTGTCAACTAGTTATGGCCGAATTAATTACTGAATTGCTAGGCGACTGCTTGTATGTTGACAAGGACAAAAAAAGCACTATGAACATTCTACCTTCACCgaatcaattaaaaaataaaatattaattaaagtTACCAAAACGCTTGAAACcaatagtagtagtagtaatagtagtactaataataataataataataataataataataatagaacaTATAATACAGATGCTGCTCTTAACAGCGGTATATCTGGTATGTCTTCCGCGTCAGGGTCAATGTATGACTCCGAATACGACTTGTCGCCTGAAGTCAGTTACAGTTGCAGTAACGCTACAAACGCCAGTACCAAAGTAAATAATCCACTCAGAatcaagaagaaaagaatacCACTTATCCAAGAGTTGTTAGATTTGGCAGCAATAAATGGACTAAGGTTTagaaatttttcattacaAGAGTCCAAAACCACCAAACattcattttctttgagcgaaaaaaaatacaaatcgTTGATTAAAGATTCATCACAAAAATTGGCTATTGATAAACACAATAGGAGATATTTAATGAGAACTTACCCACATGCGTTTAGATGTAGATCTACCAATTTTAATCCTATATTGTTTTGGAGATTGGGAGTACAAATGGTTGCTACGAATTGGCAGACTAATGATTTGGGACAATGGCTAAATATAGCAATGTTTCAAGCGCCGATGGGTGAAAAATCTTATTGGAATTCTGGATATGTTTTAAAGCCTAGATATTTACTGAAAAATGTCAAAGCTaaagaattgaataatttttataggGATTggaattttaaaatattggaGTTGAATTTAGATGTTCTAAGTGCGCAGCTTTTACCAATCCCAGAATCGATTAAAGAAATTGGagaaattttgaatttggCGGTCCATGTGGAAGTATTCACTGCACCTCCTGTTGATACATGTGCTGTCAAATCGATATCCAGTTTACAGGTAGAAAATGGGTTTGTTCTAGGTGAAATGAGTggtaaaacaaaatatattaaagatAATGGATTCAACCCTGTTTGGAATTCCAAATTTTGTATGAAATTTTACAATACcgaattaaattttattaggtttttaataaagtcCAATGATAATGTTATAGTCGCTACCTGTTGCATGAAAATCACGGACATGAAAAAGGGTTATAGACACATTccattatttaataatgaaactggagaaagatttattttttccacattatttattaagatagattattaa
- the ACM1 gene encoding Acm1p (similar to Saccharomyces cerevisiae YPL267W | ACM1 | APC/C[Cdh1] Modulator), which yields MIGSPNKSRSALVSKDINSRDGSPCKKSKISEYLPRKIVKKRTRSQSPIKISNRDNATVITKSSTVVKSSNTPSPLKVKPLLSEHSNSLKPPKSTPASVPLFQFYEESKSERKQVLFTHKLEMLAKETVDENDADIIKENLNPETFLNLTMRDTTRYPLKDLDIDEFKGYTEDVHTKELSQLTLQLKHKKTLPIDITPPRSRNLREFFTNSRSTGSNDYDYTYKPAFGSISFTTDDISVEKIVKKLDFKIYSNEEDGENDGDDVF from the coding sequence ATGATAGGATCACCAAACAAATCCAGATCCGCATTGGTTTCAAAAGATATTAACTCAAGAGACGGAAGTCCATgcaaaaaaagtaaaatatcAGAATATTTGCCCCGTAAGATAGTGAAAAAGAGGACACGTAGTCAATCACCCATTAAAATAAGTAACAGAGATAATGCAACTGTAATTACGAAATCATCTACAGTAGTAAAAAGCTCAAACACTCCGTCTCCTTTGAAAGTAAAACCTTTGTTGTCTGAACACTCAAACTCATTAAAACCCCCTAAGTCCACACCTGCTTCCGTTCCACTTTTCCAGTTTTATGAAGAGAGCAAAAGCGAACGAAAAcaagttttatttactCATAAGTTGGAAATGTTAGCAAAAGAAACtgttgatgaaaatgacgcagatataattaaagaaaacttAAATCCAGAaacttttttgaatttaacAATGAGGGATACTACAAGATACCCATTAAAAGATTTGGATATAGATGAATTTAAAGGATATACAGAGGATGTGCATACAAAAGAATTGTCCCAGTTAACACTTCAATTGAAGCACAAGAAAACATTGCCTATAGACATAACTCCACCAAGGTCCCGCAACTTAAGGGAGTTTTTCACCAATTCCAGATCCACTGGAAGTAatgattatgattataCATATAAGCCCGCCTTTGgttctatttcttttactACAGATGATATATCGGTGGAAAAAatagttaaaaaattggacTTTAAAATTTACAGTAATGAAGAAGATGGTGAGAATGATGGCGATGACGTAttctaa
- the HRI1 gene encoding Hri1p (similar to Saccharomyces cerevisiae YLR301W | HRI1 | HRr25 Interacting), with product MVAVFKRELIQVIPNPPNERTFTLSTVTDKGHYISLRPLVKPTTEEEKKFPFEWGFGGRNTSVEIINVNSNSFKQNFVFELDLNEYLQIPNTHSGLINTLWTTWDSGCLEETGELFPFGKNKESVAFRELWQPIDPSKSVDFDHLTLKDGDDAHNGSKETSVALHIDNDTFVGLVVVAGNILQGILFKKNDNTIKGTNFIRGIIASEEKKEFTYSIKYGEDVTSFPLDLFTKHDSIKVGDVISQWKVIESNL from the coding sequence atggTGGCTGTATTTAAAAGAGAATTAATTCAAGTTATTCCAAATCCACCAAATGAAAGAACTTTTACGCTATCTACAGTAACAGATAAAGGCCATTATATTTCATTAAGACCATTGGTCAAACCCACAACTGaggaggaaaaaaaatttccatTTGAATGGGGGTTCGGCGGCAGAAACACTAGTGTTGAAATCATTAATGTTAACtctaattcttttaaacaaaattttgtttttgaacTAGATCTTAATGAATATTTACAAATCCCAAACACTCATTCTGGCTTAATTAATACTTTATGGACCACTTGGGATTCTGGCTGCTTGGAGGAAACGGGTGAACTTTTCCCTtttggtaaaaataaagaatcgGTTGCATTTAGAGAGTTATGGCAACCCATTGATCCAAGTAAGTCTGTTGACTTTGATCATTTAACTTTGAAGGATGGCGATGATGCTCATAACGGTTCCAAAGAGACTTCTGTTGCTTTGCACATTGACAACGATACCTTTGTTGGgttggttgttgttgctggtAATATCTTACAGggtattttgtttaaaaaaaacgatAATACTATCAAGGGTACCAATTTTATTAGAGGGATTATTGCTTCCGAGGAAAAGAAGGAATTTACTTACAGCATTAAATATGGTGAAGACGTTACTAGTTTTCCATTAGatttatttacaaaacaCGACTCAATTAAAGTGGGTGATGTGATTTCCCAGTGGAAAGTCATTGAGTCTAACTTATAA
- the ULS1 gene encoding translocase ULS1 (similar to Saccharomyces cerevisiae YOR191W | ULS1 | Ubiquitin Ligase for SUMO conjugates) has translation MNIASRQPAITIDLVSSDEDDLSNYVESNPQKLGNNNILAGGANETLDNNSNNVSFDNNINNTTITSGFSAPSAISNNTNLKINLPHKDENQLIILDDDDDYDYDDEYMIDKPNSVPQSVNSYNNSTSSTPWKKNPISKILNDYNSNATNNEIQSNTNVTIPNTHINTSLYDEVNEEVTGSTSSFSTSLQNSPQEKGGKKGINEEGNKQTPKASRRIMNVETTTEPEINNNNNNNNNNNISKVNPDVDTEMNDKVISTNNNKQDTQTVYSADEIIHSEVPKENNVAINPGPSDNSSNSINKQFPHSNEPRINTLVTAKGSHGNINTKQRPDIRLSTVESHSNHSISTPTQTGNVSIPNLSQTQRNMLLRYQGNIHKLKETGKSNNSKQILLKKKVQKRQRELNYCLDEEKRVRNDITLSRRYQKVRLLQIQNNIETLSKKIRKNNEKIVQCKTTEIQIIKDIREFQKLANNIVTKAEMEISNNSVIITPNDNSSKPMVASSLNTVGMQHQQPKSALEITKERMALTTLRQKYLDFYQRGAITKEAYADKLADLNKKLTRLNKLSQAVNNLNARNIVESSKFFQVDQAIRGKLLFLQRLNLPGDLYQRGYAILMALSDVQKQLIDPSKSSYLLAVREKQLMDTFFSTYGIKLLSFNNSYLLPNNGVYSSISAVSKHGIEDGSNPNNNMDVGDSTNDYENNQTRFNVFSTEDHNSLRSFLEEMKKDEVNVEGEELTPDELTINLMKHQRQGLRWLLAMEASSKKGGLLADDMGLGKTVQMLALMAANKNKAEDAKTTLIVAPVALLKVWEAEIKTKFKENAALNVFPFYGSSKTECFEELNKYDVVLVSYQTLSSELRKHWPAKLMNSSEYIDGRGQKFVLPEVPSIDGMNSLKEKEEYFSPFFLKQSKFYRIILDEGQNIKNKKTKAAVSCSMINSEYRWILSGTPIQNNVDELYSLIRFLRIPPYNKEYKFRADIGRPLSLKANRNGCDYNGTDRENAMQKVQVLLKAIMLRRTKESKIDGRPILELPPKNVTNEIQKFEGGQLEFYQNLENKNKKKAERLLKQRARGNYSSILTLLLRLRQACCHPELVLIGEAKAEAQKMVHGSDFQKDWVRLFYVAKRMKQEVFKKINDFAETELVCPECMEQMELSSSFLIPGCGHMVCDACLEEVLEKSRENISNAVINHNILSRDGGDPLACCFCTKVFQEKEILSYELFDQIVNQKYTIEDLKCEFEAQRKRTKGKIYTPDFEKLEPSTKIVQCMNIIRAIQKNNPQEKVIIFSQFTSFFDLFQHFINKDLKMNYLRYDGSMKANDRNLVIEKFYRDPEEKILLISMKAGNAGLTLTCANHVILVDPFWNPFIEEQAMDRCYRISQTKEVFVHKLLVENSVEDRIVELQNRKKELVGMAMDAEKIRDINRLGRKELGFLFGLNSLD, from the coding sequence ATGAATATTGCATCAAGACAACCCGCTATTACTATAGATTTAGTATCTTCGGATGAGGATGATTTATCCAATTATGTAGAATCTAATCCACAAAAATTAggcaacaataatatactTGCTGGTGGTGCTAACGAAACTCTAGAtaacaatagtaacaatgtttcatttgataataatataaataataccaCCATAACGTCTGGTTTTTCAGCTCCTAGTGctattagtaataatacaaatcttaaaataaatttaccaCATAAAGATGAGAATCAGTTAATTATATTAGATGATGACGACGATTATGATTATGACGACGAATATATGATTGATAAACCTAATTCAGTACCCCAAAGCGTCAATAGttacaataatagtacttCGTCCACACcctggaaaaaaaatcccATTTCTAAAATATTGAACGACTACAATAGTAACGCTACTAATAATGAGATTCAAAGTAACACTAATGTTACCATTCCCAATACTCATATTAATACTAGCTTATATGACGAAGTTAATGAGGAAGTTACCGGATCCACTAGCTCGTTTAGTACTAGTCTTCAAAATAGCCCACAAGAAAAGGgtggaaaaaaaggaattaaCGAAGAGGGAAATAAACAGACACCTAAGGCCAGTAGGCGAATAATGAATGTTGAAACAACTACTGAGCCTgaaatcaacaacaacaacaacaacaacaacaacaataatattagcaAAGTGAATCCAGACGTTGATACAGAAATGAATGACAAAGTTATTAGcactaacaataataaacaagatACACAAACAGTATATTCTGCCGATGAAATCATACATTCTGAGGTTCCCAAGGAGAATAACGTTGCCATTAACCCGGGTCCGTCAGACAATAGCTCAAATtctataaataaacaatttccCCATAGCAATGAGCCAAGAATAAACACTCTAGTGACCGCTAAAGGATCTCACGGAAATATCAACACTAAACAACGGCCCGATATTAGGCTCTCCACTGTGGAGAGTCATAGTAATCATAGTATCTCTACACCAACACAAACAGGAAATGTATCTATACCTAACTTGTCACAAACGCAGAGGAATATGTTGCTAAGATACCAAGGTAATATtcataaattaaaagaaacagGCAAGTCTAACAATTCgaaacaaattttattaaaaaaaaaggtacaAAAAAGACAAAGGGAATTGAATTACTGCTTGGATGAAGAGAAAAGAGTTAGAAATGATATTACTTTGAGCAGACGTTACCAAAAAGTTCGATTGTTacaaattcaaaataacaTCGAAACATTAAGTAagaaaattagaaaaaacaatgaaaaGATCGTTCAATGCAAAACTACTGAAattcaaattattaaagaCATTAGAGAGTTTCAAAAATTAGCCAATAACATAGTGACCAAAGCGGAAATggaaatatcaaataattcCGTTATAATCACTCCTAATGATAACAGTAGTAAACCTATGGTTGCCTCATCTCTTAATACTGTTGGGATGCAACATCAACAGCCTAAATCAGCACTGGAAATTACCAAGGAAAGAATGGCTTTGACTACATTAcgtcaaaaatatttagatTTTTATCAAAGGGGAGCAATTACCAAGGAAGCGTATGCTGATAAATTGGcagatttaaataaaaaattaaccaGACTAAACAAGTTATCTCAAGctgttaataatttaaatgcCAGAAACATTGTTGAGTCAAGCAAGTTTTTTCAGGTTGATCAAGCCATTAGGGGGaaacttttgtttttacaAAGATTAAATTTGCCGGGTGATTTGTATCAAAGAGGATATGCTATACTAATGGCGCTATCTGATGTTCAAAAGCAATTAATTGATCCGTCTAAATCGTCCTATCTCTTGGCTGTCAGAGAAAAACAATTGATGGATACTTTTTTCAGCACTTATGGCATAAAATtactttcttttaataatagcTATTTATTACCTAACAACGGTGTTTATAGTTCAATTTCTGCTGTTTCCAAACACGGTATAGAGGATGGTAGCAATCCCAACAACAACATGGATGTCGGGGATAGTACAAATGACtatgaaaataatcaaacacgatttaatgttttttctACCGAGGATCATAATTCCTTGCGTAGCTTTTTGGaggaaatgaaaaaagacGAAGTTAATGTTGAGGGCGAAGAATTGACTCCAGATGAATTGACtataaatttaatgaaGCATCAAAGACAAGGGTTACGATGGTTGTTAGCCATGGAGGCTAGCAGTAAAAAAGGTGGACTATTGGCTGATGATATGGGACTAGGCAAAACAGTTCAGATGTTAGCGTTGATGGCTgccaataaaaacaaagcCGAAGATGCAAAGACTACTTTGATTGTAGCACCTGTTGCTTTATTGAAAGTATGGGAAGCTGAAATTAAGACCAAGTTTAAGGAAAATGCTGCGTTGAATGTTTTCCCATTTTACGGTAGTTCGAAAACGGAATGCTTTGAAGAGTTGAATAAATATGATGTTGTTTTAGTTTCTTATCAAACATTATCAAGCGAACTAAGGAAACATTGGCCTGCTAAATTGATGAATAGTAGTGAATATATTGATGGGAGAGGCCAGAAATTTGTCTTACCAGAAGTCCCTAGTATAGATGGTATGAATAGTTTAAAGGAGAAAgaagaatatttttctCCGTTCTTCTTAAAGCAAAGCAAATTTTATAGAATTATTTTAGATGAGGGCCAAAATAtcaagaacaagaaaacCAAAGCTGCTGTGTCATGCTCTATGATCAATTCTGAATACAGATGGATTTTGTCAGGTACGCCCattcaaaataatgttGATGAGCTATATTCTTTAATCCGATTCTTGCGTATTCCACCgtataataaagaatataaatttagAGCTGACATTGGGAGACCATTAAGCTTGAAAGCGAATAGAAATGGTTGTGACTATAATGGCACGGATAGGGAAAATGCGATGCAAAAGGTTCAAGTTTTGCTGAAGGCCATTATGTTGAGGAGAACTAAAGAATCCAAGATTGATGGACGACCAATTTTAGAATTGCCGCCTAAGAATGTTACTAACgaaatacaaaaattcGAAGGCGGACAATTggaattttatcaaaatttggaaaataagaacaaaaaaaaggcagAAAGATTACTAAAACAAAGAGCTAGAGGGAATTATTCCAGCATCTTGACCTTATTGCTAAGATTAAGACAAGCATGTTGTCACCCAGAATTAGTTTTAATTGGCGAGGCAAAAGCTGAGGCTCAAAAAATGGTTCATGGGTCTGACTTCCAGAAAGATTGGGTTCGATTATTTTACGTGGCCAAGAGAATGAAACAAgaagtttttaaaaaaattaatgattttGCTGAAACCGAATTGGTTTGTCCAGAATGTATGGAGCAGATGGAATTAAGTTCATCTTTTCTTATACCTGGGTGTGGACATATGGTCTGTGATGCTTGCCTTGAAGAAGTTTTGGAGAAAAGTAGAGAAAACATTTCCAATGCTGTTATtaatcataatattttaagcAGAGATGGTGGGGACCCCTTGGcatgttgtttttgtacTAAAGTGTTTcaggaaaaggaaattttaTCTTATGAATTATTTGATCAGATTGTCAACCAAAAATATACTATTGAGGATTTGAAATGCGAGTTTGAGGCACAAAGGAAAAGGACAAAGGGAAAAATTTATACAcctgattttgaaaaattggaGCCATCGACCAAGATTGTACAGTGTATGAATATAATTAGAGcaatccaaaaaaataatccacAGGAAAAagtgattattttttctcaaTTCACTTCATTTTTCGATCTATTTCAACATTTCATTAATAAAGACTTGAAAATGAATTATTTAAGATATGATGGTTCAATGAAGGCGAATGATAGAAACCTTGTTATTGAGAAGTTTTATAGAGATCCAGAGGAAAAAATCCTATTAATTTCTATGAAAGCAGGCAATGCGGGATTGACTTTAACGTGTGCTAATCATGTAATTTTAGTTGATCCATTCTGGAATCCATTTATTGAAGAACAAGCTATGGATCGTTGTTATCGTATTTCCCAGACCAAGGAGGTATTTGTACATAAACTTTTAGTGGAAAATAGTGTTGAAGATAGAATTGTTGAGTTACAGaataggaaaaaagaattagtTGGTATGGCCATGGATGCAGAAAAAATTAGGGATATTAATAGGTTAGGACGTAAGGAATTAGggtttttatttggtttGAATTCTTTAGattga
- a CDS encoding glycoside hydrolase family 5 protein (similar to Saccharomyces cerevisiae YLR300W | EXG1 | EXo-1 3-beta-Glucanase (paralog of YOR190W | SPR1)), with protein MQNSKLLLFLTLFSFLSHIATASPVPPKKNPVDQQIVLDKRYLNYADFTVQGVNVGGWLVLEPYINPSLFEAFRTNDDNDDGIPVDEYHYCEALGQEEATSRLQAHWSSWYTEADFEQMAAVGLNMVRIPIGYWAFQTLDTDPYVTGYQESYFDQAIEWCAKYGLKVWVDLHGAAGSQNGFDNSGLRDSYEFLNQDNLQVTTSVIQYLLKKYSAESYQDVVIGIELINEPLGPVLDMDGLKQYYLDGYDYLRNTLQSDQIVIIHDAFESYHYWDDFLTLSDGNWGVVVDHHHYQVFSNGELERDIDTHVEVACEWGSGVLTESHWTVAGEWAAALTDCAKWVNGVGFGARYDGSYYKSSTDTSSYIGSCDGIDDFSTWDDTKKANSRKYIEAQLDAFELRGGWIIWCWKTETSLEWDLQRLIYNGLFPQPLSDRQYPNQCNFST; from the coding sequence ATGCAAAATTCtaagttattattgtttctGACTTTGTTCTCATTTTTGTCTCATATAGCTACAGCTTCACCGGTCcctccaaaaaaaaacccgGTCGATCAACAGATCGTTCTTGACAAAAGGTATTTGAATTATGCAGATTTTACAGTACAGGGTGTGAATGTCGGTGGGTGGTTAGTTTTAGAGCCTTATATCAATCCTTCATTATTTGAAGCATTTAGAactaatgatgataatgatgatggcATACCAGTGGATGAATACCATTATTGTGAAGCTTTGGGTCAAGAGGAGGCCACCTCTAGATTGCAAGCACATTGGTCTAGTTGGTACACTGAGGCAGACTTTGAACAAATGGCTGCTGTAGGATTAAATATGGTTAGAATTCCTATTGGGTACTGGGCTTTCCAAACGTTGGACACTGATCCATATGTTACCGGATATCAAGAATCTTATTTTGACCAAGCTATTGAATGGTGTGCTAAGTATGGCTTAAAGGTTTGGGTGGATTTACATGGTGCTGCTGGTTCACAAAATGGGTTTGATAACAGTGGGCTACGTGACTCTTAcgaatttttaaatcaagATAATTTACAAGTCACCACCAGTGTTATACAATACTtgttaaagaaatattCCGCAGAAAGCTACCAGGatgttgttattggtattgAATTAATCAATGAGCCATTAGGCCCTGTTTTGGATATGGATGGActaaaacaatattatttggaTGGATATGACTATTTAAGGAATACTTTGCAAAGTGACCAAATCGTTATTATTCACGATGCTTTTGAAAGCTATCATTACTGGGATGATTTCTTGACTTTATCTGATGGTAATTGGGGGGTTGTTGTtgatcatcatcattatcaggTTTTCAGTAATGGTGAATTGGAAAGAGATATTGACACACATGTTGAAGTTGCTTGTGAATGGGGATCTGGCGTGCTAACCGAATCTCATTGGACTGTTGCTGGTGAATGGGCTGCTGCGTTGACAGACTGTGCTAAATGGGTAAACGGTGTAGGATTTGGCGCTAGATATGACGGTAGTTATTATAAATCATCAACTGATACTTCTTCATACATAGGATCCTGTGATGGGATTGATGATTTTAGCACTTGGGATGATACCAAGAAGGCTAACTCCAGAAAATACATTGAAGCTCAATTAGATGCTTTTGAATTGAGAGGCGGATGGATTATTTGGTGTTGGAAAACTGAAACGTCTTTGGAATGGGATTTGCAGAGATTAATTTACAACGGTTTGTTCCCACAACCTTTGAGTGATAGACAATATCCAAACCAATGTAACTTTTCTACTTGA
- the IES4 gene encoding Ies4p (similar to Saccharomyces cerevisiae YOR189W | IES4 | Ino Eighty Subunit) has product MSEKLDAIANTTTKASVVSNTTNINTNSSNKTSNNKNTTDMKQPKWLYDNQKITIKTFTNYTLKFGGWNH; this is encoded by the coding sequence ATGAGTGAAAAATTGGATGCTATAGCAAATACTACAACAAAAGCCAGTGTTGTTTCGAATACTAccaatattaatactaatagcagtaataaaacttctaataataaaaacacaacAGATATGAAGCAACCAAAGTGGTTATACGATAATCAAAAGATAActattaaaacatttacCAATTATACTTTAAAGTTTGGTGGATGGAACCACTGA